In one Arachis duranensis cultivar V14167 chromosome 9, aradu.V14167.gnm2.J7QH, whole genome shotgun sequence genomic region, the following are encoded:
- the LOC107464377 gene encoding uncharacterized protein LOC107464377, translated as MGVCYFYGQPRNLAWSCPEKKKYETGRVQQPGRVYTTSAAGIKVSETLIRGSCEIAGKILSALFNSGATYSFIVFEKANEFGLKIVVLGYDLKVYNATHETTVTRLGCQQVSFRVQQREFVHDLICLPMTGLDLILGLDWLSKNHVFLDCSKKMVCFMPEGSEAPVMVNHYYLNSIMVNCSGTKCQDIMLLTTGVLGDDQSLEQIPVVCEFLEVFPDDIDEFSPNREVEFAIELVPGAGLISSAHYRMSPLEMAELKAQLEDLLGKHFI; from the coding sequence ATGGGAGTGTGCTATTTCTACGGGCAACCTAGGAACCTAGCTTGGAGCTGcccagaaaagaaaaaatatgagaCTGGCAGAGTGCAGCAGCCAGGGAGAGTATATACTACTTCTGCAGCAGGCATTAAGGTGTCAGAGACACTGATTAGAGGTAGCTGTGAGATAGCTGGTAAAATTTTAAGTGCATTGTTTAATTCTGGAGCAACATATTCATTCATTGTGTTTGAAAAGGCTAATGAGTTTGGATTGAAAATAGTGGTCTTGGGTTATGATTTAAAGGTatataatgctacccatgaaacTACGGTGACTAGGTTAGGATGTCAACAAGTTTCATTTCGAGTACAACAACGTGAATTCGTGCATGATCTGATTTGTCTACCGATGACTGGTCTTGATCTCATCTTAGGACTAGATTGGTTGTCCAAGAACCATGTCTTTCTTGATTGTTCTAAGAAAATGGTATGCTTTATGCCGGAAGGGTCAGAAGCGCCTGTCATGGTGAATCACTATTATTTGAACTCTATAATGGTAAATTGTTCAGGGACTAAATGTCAGGACATTATGCTATTAACTACGGGTGTTTTGGGTGATGACCAAAGCTTGGAGCAGATTCCAGTTGTTTGTGAGTTTCTAGAGGTGTTTCCGGACGATATTGACGAATTTTCACCTAACCGGGAGGTTGAATTTGCTATTGAGTTGGTGCCTGGAGCCGGTCTAATCTCAAGTGCTCATTATAGGATGTCACCTCTAGAAATGGCTGAGCTGAAGGCTCAGCTAGAAGATTTGTTGGGTAAACACTTTATTTAA